In Novosphingobium sp. MMS21-SN21R, a single genomic region encodes these proteins:
- a CDS encoding beta-3-deoxy-D-manno-oct-2-ulosonic acid transferase, with product MSSALLARIREARVGGAFWAAPANLRRPACVVLRPKASAELHSLAASLDAETRKNAVWVVPQRLANAAAATVAKQGGAWRCDVDPWSVIDGAGGLVAHGDDEWVLLAGLAGVPVTFLSAGRHGSPGDDEETLGAKLVSAIAHVSYTDPFTGERATPEAVVEVLADWQRLITANRAIVAASGMAWWKRDEIHRFLWVPGRPLHIVARATKALKLARKLGGAVAIWPSRVSPALIEAAQRQGTGLVRVEDGFVRSVGLGSNLVPPSSVVVDTRGIHFDPSGPSDLEHILATTTFSAALTARAAALRQTIVKAGISKYSAGVAATIPSRTPGRKLVLVPAQVEDDMSVIAGGGGLASNLELLRRVRAIEPDAEIWFRPHPDVDAGHRKGAVPDDAALAFADRIVRGGGMAPLLDVVDSVHVLTSLTGFEGLMRGLDVTCHGTPFYAGWGLTHDLAHIPDRRGRRLSLDELVAGVLILYPRYLDPVSGLPCPPEVLVSRMAQAQAPNRLGWVAPLRRWQGQFMAKWR from the coding sequence GTGTCCTCAGCCCTTCTCGCAAGGATCCGTGAAGCGCGCGTGGGCGGTGCGTTCTGGGCGGCACCTGCGAACCTCCGGCGCCCGGCCTGTGTGGTCTTGCGCCCCAAGGCCTCGGCAGAACTGCACTCCCTCGCCGCCTCGCTTGATGCCGAAACGCGAAAGAATGCGGTGTGGGTCGTTCCGCAACGCCTCGCCAACGCCGCTGCTGCAACTGTTGCCAAACAAGGCGGCGCGTGGCGCTGCGACGTCGATCCATGGTCGGTGATCGACGGTGCTGGCGGTCTTGTCGCACACGGCGACGATGAATGGGTCTTGCTTGCCGGGCTGGCAGGCGTGCCGGTCACTTTCCTCTCCGCCGGACGCCACGGATCGCCCGGCGACGATGAGGAGACGCTTGGGGCCAAACTTGTCAGCGCCATCGCCCATGTCAGCTATACCGACCCGTTCACGGGCGAGCGTGCAACGCCGGAAGCCGTCGTGGAAGTGCTCGCGGATTGGCAGCGCTTGATCACCGCAAACCGCGCTATCGTCGCCGCCAGCGGCATGGCCTGGTGGAAGCGCGACGAAATCCACCGGTTCCTGTGGGTGCCGGGCCGCCCCCTCCATATTGTAGCGAGAGCGACGAAAGCCCTGAAACTGGCGCGCAAGCTCGGCGGTGCTGTTGCCATCTGGCCCTCGCGCGTTTCGCCTGCGCTAATTGAAGCCGCGCAGCGGCAGGGCACCGGGCTGGTGCGCGTCGAGGACGGATTCGTCCGCTCGGTCGGGCTGGGCAGCAATCTCGTGCCTCCCTCGTCGGTGGTGGTCGATACAAGGGGTATCCATTTCGACCCGTCCGGCCCCAGCGACCTCGAGCATATTCTCGCCACCACGACCTTTTCCGCTGCGCTGACAGCGCGCGCCGCCGCCTTGCGCCAAACCATCGTGAAAGCAGGCATCAGCAAGTATTCTGCCGGTGTCGCCGCAACGATTCCCTCGCGCACGCCGGGACGAAAGCTGGTGCTGGTGCCCGCACAAGTCGAGGATGACATGTCAGTGATCGCAGGCGGCGGCGGCCTTGCATCCAATCTCGAACTGCTGCGGCGGGTTCGCGCAATCGAGCCGGATGCGGAAATCTGGTTCCGGCCTCACCCCGATGTCGACGCCGGGCACCGCAAGGGCGCCGTCCCAGACGATGCCGCTCTCGCCTTTGCGGACCGGATCGTGCGCGGCGGGGGCATGGCGCCATTGCTGGATGTGGTGGATTCGGTGCATGTGCTGACCTCACTCACCGGGTTTGAAGGGCTGATGCGCGGGCTTGACGTGACATGTCACGGAACGCCGTTCTATGCTGGATGGGGCCTGACCCATGATCTGGCGCACATCCCCGATCGGCGGGGTCGCAGGCTGTCGCTGGACGAATTGGTCGCCGGGGTTCTGATCCTTTACCCACGTTACCTCGATCCGGTTTCCGGCCTGCCCTGCCCGCCCGAAGTGCTGGTGAGCCGTATGGCGCAGGCCCAGGCACCCAATCGCTTGGGATGGGTCGCACCCCTACGGCGGTGGCAGGGGCAATTCATGGCGAAATGGCGATGA
- a CDS encoding histidine phosphatase family protein, with product MYVIVRHGNTFAAGETPRRIGARTDLPLTDKGIEQARALGALFARQGLRFTRVLVSPLLRTRQTAAEIVAALALPAEQQAADFLREIDHGPDENLFEDEVLARIGAEALAAWEHHAVAPPGWTVDAADRIAAWQSLFAEPQAVPTLLVTSNGAARFSLMSDPALAAAAQSLPTLKLPTGGFGLIERDQDGALNLGCWGERP from the coding sequence ATGTATGTCATCGTCCGTCACGGCAACACTTTCGCCGCCGGGGAAACCCCGCGACGCATTGGTGCGCGCACGGATCTGCCGCTGACCGACAAGGGCATCGAACAGGCCCGCGCGCTGGGCGCGCTGTTCGCCCGGCAAGGGTTACGTTTCACGCGCGTGCTCGTCTCACCCCTCCTGCGAACCCGGCAGACGGCAGCCGAGATCGTCGCTGCGCTTGCGCTGCCTGCCGAACAGCAAGCCGCAGACTTCCTGCGTGAGATCGATCACGGACCGGACGAGAACCTGTTCGAGGACGAAGTGCTGGCACGGATCGGGGCGGAGGCGCTGGCCGCATGGGAGCATCACGCCGTCGCGCCACCGGGCTGGACGGTCGATGCTGCCGACAGAATTGCAGCATGGCAGTCCCTGTTCGCAGAGCCGCAGGCGGTGCCAACGCTGCTGGTGACCAGCAATGGCGCGGCACGGTTCTCCTTGATGAGCGACCCCGCCCTTGCAGCAGCCGCGCAGTCGCTGCCTACGCTCAAGCTGCCAACCGGCGGATTCGGGTTGATCGAACGGGATCAGGACGGCGCTCTGAATCTTGGCTGTTGGGGTGAACGTCCGTGA
- a CDS encoding manno-octulosonate cytidylyltransferase, protein MSTADLIVVPARFGSSRLPGKPLLKIAGVTLLERVVGIARQAAALAGDCAVVVATDDVRIEAHASAFGADVVMTDSALDSGTTRAFAASRQFGNRPERIVNLQGDAPFIPPAIVAGLVATLREGRADVATPVFQLDWPRLDRLRAHKITAPFSGTTCIRDAQGRALWFSKSILPAMRNEAALRESPVSPVWQHLGLYGYTARALEWFASAPAGHYETLEGLEQLRFLENGWAVETFPVEVPSHLLSGIDTPEDLAKAEEAITRFGDPHSN, encoded by the coding sequence ATGAGCACCGCTGACCTCATCGTCGTCCCGGCACGCTTCGGGTCCTCCCGCCTGCCCGGCAAGCCACTGCTGAAGATCGCAGGCGTGACTCTGCTGGAACGCGTTGTCGGTATTGCGCGGCAGGCTGCCGCGCTGGCCGGGGACTGCGCGGTCGTGGTGGCAACTGACGATGTGCGCATCGAAGCCCATGCCAGCGCGTTCGGCGCCGATGTGGTGATGACCGATTCTGCGCTCGATTCCGGCACGACACGGGCCTTTGCCGCATCACGCCAGTTCGGCAACCGTCCGGAGCGCATCGTGAACCTTCAAGGCGATGCCCCTTTCATCCCCCCGGCCATCGTCGCCGGCCTCGTCGCCACTTTGCGCGAAGGCCGCGCCGATGTGGCGACGCCCGTGTTTCAGCTGGACTGGCCCCGCCTCGACCGACTGCGCGCGCACAAGATCACCGCACCGTTCAGCGGCACGACCTGCATTCGGGACGCGCAAGGCCGGGCGCTGTGGTTCTCCAAATCGATCCTGCCTGCGATGCGCAATGAAGCCGCCCTCAGGGAAAGTCCGGTGTCACCGGTCTGGCAGCATCTCGGGCTCTATGGCTATACCGCGCGCGCGCTCGAATGGTTCGCTTCAGCGCCTGCAGGACACTACGAGACGCTGGAAGGGCTGGAGCAGTTGCGCTTCCTCGAAAATGGCTGGGCGGTCGAGACTTTCCCTGTGGAAGTGCCGTCGCATCTGCTGTCCGGTATCGATACGCCAGAAGACCTTGCAAAGGCCGAGGAAGCGATTACCCGCTTTGGCGATCCCCATTCGAACTGA
- a CDS encoding KpsF/GutQ family sugar-phosphate isomerase — MSDRRTTPRFTASALKTVETEIQALESLKSVLEASPFRIALDMAIEAMAVTDGRVIVSGMGKSGHIGRKIAATLRSTGTPALFLHPGEASHGDLGLITEKDVVFAITWSGETSELNDIFHYCNRFNITLIVATAWPESTAAKAADICLALPLVREACPNDLAPTSSTTLQLVLGDVLAVALIEARGFSPSDFRIFHPGGKLGSQLLCVDQIMGTGEAIPKVSASATLSGATIEMSRKRYGATAVVDGNKLVGVFTDGDLRRCIAVHDLQDRIGLHMSPNPVTVPPGTLCSEALRIMNDNAVSVIFVEDGGVLAGVLHMHDIVRAGIV, encoded by the coding sequence ATGAGCGACAGACGAACGACACCTCGGTTTACTGCTTCAGCCCTGAAGACAGTCGAAACAGAGATTCAGGCACTTGAGTCGCTCAAAAGCGTTCTCGAAGCATCACCGTTCCGCATAGCGCTCGACATGGCAATCGAGGCCATGGCCGTGACTGACGGCCGCGTGATCGTCAGCGGCATGGGCAAAAGCGGGCACATCGGGCGCAAGATCGCTGCAACATTGCGGTCCACCGGCACCCCGGCCCTGTTCCTCCACCCCGGCGAGGCGAGCCACGGAGACCTCGGCCTGATCACCGAAAAGGACGTCGTCTTTGCGATTACCTGGTCGGGCGAAACCAGCGAACTCAACGACATTTTCCACTATTGCAACCGCTTCAACATCACCCTGATTGTCGCCACTGCCTGGCCGGAAAGCACGGCCGCCAAGGCCGCGGACATATGCCTTGCGCTGCCCCTGGTGCGCGAAGCCTGCCCGAACGATCTGGCGCCGACATCGTCGACCACGCTGCAACTCGTACTGGGCGACGTCCTTGCGGTCGCGCTGATCGAGGCACGCGGTTTTTCGCCTTCCGACTTCCGCATCTTCCACCCCGGCGGCAAGCTCGGATCGCAACTGCTCTGTGTGGACCAGATCATGGGGACGGGCGAGGCAATCCCCAAGGTGAGCGCCAGCGCAACGCTGAGCGGCGCCACGATCGAGATGAGCCGCAAGCGCTATGGGGCGACGGCTGTGGTCGATGGCAACAAGCTGGTCGGCGTGTTCACCGATGGTGATCTGCGCCGCTGCATTGCGGTGCATGACCTGCAGGACCGCATCGGGCTGCACATGTCGCCCAATCCGGTCACCGTGCCGCCCGGCACGCTCTGTTCGGAAGCCCTGCGGATCATGAACGACAATGCGGTATCGGTCATTTTCGTTGAGGATGGCGGCGTGTTGGCTGGCGTTCTGCACATGCACGACATTGTCCGGGCCGGCATTGTCTGA
- the kdsA gene encoding 3-deoxy-8-phosphooctulonate synthase, protein MLLCGSKIGAMDHLFVIAGPCVIESEKQTLAVAEVIAKVAERREVLIIFKSSFDKANRSSDQSFRGPGIDEGLRILEKVRAETGLPVLTDVHEPDQVAAVASVVDVLQTPAFLARQTDFIAAVAASGKPVNIKKGQFMAPADMRQVVAKARNAAIAAGQDPDAFMLCERGVSFGYNTLVSDMRGLAIMAETGCPVVFDATHSVQQPGGLGERSGGQREFVPLLARAAVAAGVSGVFMETHPDPDNALSDGPNALPLDDFEPLVARLQAIDALVKGA, encoded by the coding sequence ATGCTCCTATGTGGGTCCAAAATCGGTGCGATGGATCACCTCTTCGTGATCGCCGGCCCTTGTGTCATCGAAAGCGAGAAACAGACCCTCGCAGTTGCCGAAGTGATTGCCAAAGTCGCCGAGAGACGTGAGGTTCTGATTATTTTCAAGAGTTCTTTCGACAAGGCGAACCGGAGTTCGGACCAATCGTTCCGCGGACCGGGAATCGACGAGGGTTTGCGCATCCTTGAAAAGGTTCGCGCCGAAACCGGATTGCCCGTCTTGACCGATGTGCATGAGCCAGATCAGGTCGCTGCAGTCGCAAGCGTGGTCGATGTGCTGCAGACACCGGCATTCCTGGCGCGGCAAACCGATTTCATCGCTGCGGTGGCTGCATCGGGCAAGCCGGTGAACATCAAGAAGGGCCAGTTCATGGCGCCTGCCGACATGCGTCAGGTCGTGGCCAAGGCGCGCAATGCGGCGATTGCGGCAGGGCAGGACCCCGACGCCTTCATGTTGTGCGAACGGGGCGTGTCGTTCGGCTACAACACGCTCGTGTCCGACATGCGCGGCCTTGCGATCATGGCGGAAACGGGATGTCCGGTGGTGTTTGACGCCACCCATTCGGTGCAGCAACCCGGCGGTCTTGGCGAACGCTCGGGCGGGCAGCGCGAATTTGTTCCATTGCTCGCGCGTGCGGCGGTTGCTGCTGGCGTTTCGGGCGTGTTCATGGAAACCCACCCGGATCCGGATAACGCGCTTTCGGACGGTCCCAACGCCCTGCCGCTTGATGATTTCGAACCGCTTGTGGCCAGGCTCCAGGCGATTGACGCTCTTGTCAAGGGTGCCTAA
- a CDS encoding phytanoyl-CoA dioxygenase family protein, with protein MIGRALLAPVWALQLLTGAKSFLDNPLIGSQRLNARGLHVQRVKLADTLCRMRRRRLARHVRKDWIEAFERDGFVIIPQIVPEAEFPALREAILAYQGPAREMRQGDAITRRLAIDPVMLDAIPALRSLLARKDIVALLNYVASFRTTPLHYVQTIVSHVDGNDQDPQEVLHADSFHSSLKSWLFLNPVADEEGPFSYVRGSHRFTPERLAWERRRSLADPRAIDRLSARGSPRVGPEDLRAMKLPDAEALGVPANTLVVADTVGFHARGASVRSGERVELWSYARRNPFLPWLGGDLLSLPGIAERRVGWLWAFRDRFERRIGQPWRPVGTRTPVNGDGPSGGLHEGG; from the coding sequence ATGATTGGCAGAGCGCTGCTGGCGCCCGTCTGGGCACTTCAACTGCTGACCGGTGCCAAGAGCTTTCTCGACAATCCACTGATTGGTTCGCAGCGGCTTAACGCGCGGGGTCTGCACGTTCAGCGCGTGAAGCTGGCCGATACCCTGTGCCGCATGCGCCGTCGCCGCTTGGCCCGCCACGTGCGCAAGGACTGGATCGAGGCCTTCGAACGGGACGGCTTTGTCATCATCCCGCAGATCGTGCCCGAAGCGGAATTCCCGGCCCTGCGGGAAGCGATTCTCGCCTATCAGGGGCCAGCGCGGGAGATGCGGCAGGGCGACGCGATCACCCGGCGCTTGGCCATCGATCCCGTCATGCTTGATGCCATTCCGGCCCTGCGCAGCTTGCTTGCGCGCAAGGACATCGTGGCGCTGCTGAATTACGTGGCGAGTTTCCGCACGACGCCGCTGCACTATGTCCAGACCATCGTCAGCCATGTCGACGGCAACGATCAGGATCCCCAGGAAGTCCTTCATGCGGACAGTTTTCACTCGTCGCTGAAATCGTGGTTGTTCCTAAATCCTGTTGCGGACGAAGAAGGCCCGTTCTCCTACGTGCGCGGATCGCACCGCTTCACGCCGGAAAGACTCGCGTGGGAGCGTCGCCGAAGCCTTGCCGATCCGCGTGCGATTGATCGCTTGTCGGCACGCGGATCGCCGCGCGTGGGGCCGGAAGACCTGCGTGCAATGAAATTGCCCGACGCCGAAGCCCTGGGCGTTCCGGCCAACACGCTGGTGGTTGCCGACACCGTCGGCTTCCATGCGCGCGGGGCATCGGTCCGGTCCGGCGAGCGGGTTGAACTGTGGTCCTATGCGCGGCGCAATCCTTTCCTGCCATGGCTGGGCGGTGACCTGCTCAGTCTGCCGGGGATCGCGGAGCGCCGCGTGGGATGGCTCTGGGCCTTCCGCGATCGTTTCGAGCGCCGGATCGGCCAGCCTTGGCGCCCTGTCGGTACGCGCACGCCGGTCAATGGGGACGGGCCAAGCGGCGGTTTGCATGAGGGCGGCTGA
- a CDS encoding CHASE2 domain-containing protein: protein MIRRRLHIEWAVVALAAGLVVWLAATSGRLNVVDNRIYDIVSRLVAPPADDRILIVEIDDPSLRALGRWPWPRSEHARMLDRLATYKPAAVGYDVLFLDPSVGDDALASAMRAADPVFLPALVERDATGRLAASGLPPPQLSESAAGVGTVELEPDGDGIVRHHVPESAEMPSLSSLLLQTVQGQSALQSPDEAGFIINYAGPQAFHRVSFSSLAAGEVPPSLVTDKLVLVGATAAGLGNVENVPASAGRLLSGVEIQANILNSQLANAAIHTPSRTARGVLSLIPLIILMAGFLRLTPAASFLLATALGSGVIAASVLLLVAAHLWLPPASALAGLVLVHVLWGWRRLTVISRFVMAQSAQLAAEPGIVLAPRSRMLGGDTIAAEAHRLGLVIEQIRTLRNFVAQAIECLPDAVCIVAADGQVVLGNREAARVFGEAVKGRHIDDVTGILSPAPDGEQALLRDREGRSFMRATSDLPDGSRIVSYCDVTELQRIADERDDILQFLSHDIRSPNAAIVTLLETEQIASREPGTPPVTEQTIEQIRLHARHALRLADDFVQLSRARRRPMQPCPIDLCDIAREAADMVWPRAGSRRISVYEGSAGGEIWIMGDRSMVLRAAINLLENAVKFAPVGAVVTYVVEIEDERAILSVAGPGPAMPPGRAANPFALYAEGRAADGTGSLGLGLAFVQTTAVRHDGQVTYSFRDGMGSEFRMIFPLAQGED, encoded by the coding sequence TTGATCCGCCGCCGTCTCCATATCGAATGGGCGGTGGTGGCCCTTGCAGCCGGGCTGGTCGTCTGGCTTGCGGCGACGAGTGGCCGTCTGAACGTCGTCGACAACCGCATTTACGACATCGTATCGCGGCTGGTCGCGCCGCCTGCTGACGACCGTATCCTGATCGTGGAAATCGATGACCCCAGCCTGCGTGCGCTGGGCCGGTGGCCGTGGCCGCGCAGCGAACATGCGCGCATGCTAGACCGGCTTGCCACCTACAAGCCTGCTGCGGTGGGTTATGACGTGTTGTTCCTCGACCCCTCGGTTGGTGACGACGCCCTTGCCTCTGCCATGCGGGCGGCCGATCCAGTATTCCTGCCCGCGCTAGTGGAGCGTGACGCCACTGGCCGCCTTGCTGCATCGGGGCTTCCTCCGCCGCAACTGAGCGAGTCGGCAGCGGGGGTCGGCACGGTCGAACTCGAACCCGATGGCGATGGCATCGTGCGGCATCATGTTCCCGAGTCTGCCGAAATGCCCAGCCTGTCATCGCTGCTGCTGCAGACAGTGCAAGGACAGTCCGCGCTGCAATCCCCTGACGAGGCGGGGTTCATCATCAATTACGCCGGGCCTCAGGCGTTTCATCGCGTCTCGTTCAGCAGCCTTGCTGCCGGTGAAGTGCCGCCTTCGCTGGTGACGGACAAGCTGGTGCTGGTCGGGGCCACTGCCGCCGGGCTGGGGAACGTCGAGAATGTCCCGGCAAGCGCCGGGCGCCTGCTTTCAGGCGTCGAGATCCAGGCCAATATCCTCAACAGCCAGCTGGCCAATGCCGCTATCCACACCCCCTCGCGCACCGCCCGGGGCGTGCTTTCGCTGATCCCGCTCATAATCCTGATGGCAGGATTCCTGCGCCTGACGCCCGCAGCCAGTTTTCTTCTCGCCACCGCACTGGGCTCCGGGGTTATTGCGGCCAGCGTTCTGCTCTTGGTAGCCGCGCACCTTTGGCTGCCCCCCGCCAGCGCGCTTGCCGGGTTAGTGCTGGTGCACGTGCTCTGGGGCTGGCGGCGATTGACCGTGATCTCGCGGTTCGTGATGGCGCAATCGGCGCAGCTTGCAGCGGAACCGGGTATCGTGCTTGCGCCGCGTTCGCGGATGCTGGGAGGCGATACGATTGCCGCCGAGGCCCACCGCCTGGGGTTGGTCATCGAGCAGATCCGGACGCTGCGCAATTTCGTGGCCCAGGCCATCGAGTGCCTGCCCGATGCCGTCTGCATCGTTGCCGCTGATGGGCAGGTCGTGCTCGGCAACCGCGAAGCCGCGCGTGTCTTTGGCGAAGCCGTAAAGGGCAGGCACATCGATGACGTGACCGGCATCCTGTCGCCAGCCCCCGACGGCGAGCAAGCGTTGCTGCGCGACCGCGAAGGACGGAGCTTCATGCGGGCGACGTCCGACCTTCCGGATGGGTCGCGGATCGTATCCTATTGCGACGTAACCGAACTCCAGCGCATCGCCGACGAGCGGGACGACATCCTCCAGTTCCTTTCACACGACATCCGCTCGCCCAACGCGGCTATCGTCACGCTGCTTGAAACCGAGCAGATCGCAAGCAGGGAGCCCGGCACGCCGCCCGTGACCGAGCAGACAATCGAGCAGATCCGCCTGCACGCGCGCCACGCCTTGCGGCTGGCGGACGACTTCGTGCAACTCTCGCGGGCGCGCAGACGCCCGATGCAACCCTGTCCGATCGACTTGTGCGACATTGCGCGCGAAGCGGCGGACATGGTCTGGCCGCGTGCGGGTTCGCGCAGGATCTCGGTCTACGAAGGCAGCGCGGGTGGTGAGATCTGGATCATGGGCGACCGCAGCATGGTGCTGCGGGCAGCCATCAACCTGCTTGAAAACGCGGTGAAGTTCGCGCCGGTCGGAGCGGTGGTTACCTATGTCGTCGAGATCGAGGACGAGCGCGCGATCCTGAGCGTCGCAGGGCCCGGCCCGGCCATGCCGCCGGGCCGGGCTGCCAATCCGTTTGCGCTTTATGCCGAGGGCCGCGCTGCAGACGGGACCGGCAGCCTCGGTCTGGGCCTAGCCTTCGTCCAGACCACCGCGGTGCGCCACGACGGCCAAGTTACCTATAGTTTCCGTGACGGCATGGGGTCGGAATTCCGAATGATCTTCCCGCTCGCACAAGGCGAAGACTGA